Proteins encoded by one window of Asterias rubens chromosome 18, eAstRub1.3, whole genome shotgun sequence:
- the LOC117302126 gene encoding beta-lactamase domain-containing protein 2-like, whose amino-acid sequence MAFMKSALLVCITAVAVLYLPNLWTKPLPVLISGTTAPGFEPVLQLYRENFANGVEYPIGGSAFSVYYKGSKVVDIWGGYADSEALRPWMENTMAVVFSTTKGVAATCMALLVDRGQLDYDRTVASYWPEFAQEGKENITVRMLLNHEAGLPYTSKVITQEILGDQKALSQVLAESPPVWEPGTAHGYHTLTFGLYASQLLRRADPKHRTLGKFFKEEIAEPFGIDFFIGTPFESFYRVGRLTGDISGVVATLLKGMGDPLNREIVYAMIMGTNKDLATSFERFSLNAMENFRRAEVLALENPSAGGVGTARGIAKLFGILANGGQTIRDQRLLSEDVISKFIGESKAPSLDRTVGIQTAVNLGYTITKSDGVEQFGHPGSGGMQGRADPQRKLSFGYVSSYHSPFGLGNDPRFLTLQKATYECVKQIEGQ is encoded by the exons ATGGCGTTCATGAAGAGTGCATTACTCGTGTGTATCACGGCGGTCGCCGTACTATACTTGCCGAACCTGTGGACTAAACCTCTACCCGTGCTCATTTCCGGGACTACCGCACCAGGGTTCGAACCCGTACTCCAGCTTTATCG ggaGAATTTTGCAAACGGCGTGGAGTACCCGATCGGGGGTTCAGCTTTCTCGGTGTACTACAAGGGGTCAAAGGTCGTTGATATATGGGGAGGTTATGCCGACAGTGAAGCACTCCGACCATGGATGGAGAACACAATGGCCGTCGTTTTCTCAACAACCAAAG GAGTCGCTGCCACATGCATGGCTCTCCTTGTGGACAGAGGACAACTCGACTACGACAGAACCGTCGCATCTTATTGGCCAGAATTTGCACAGGAAGGCAAAGAGAACATCACAGTGCGCATGCTCCTTAATCACGAG GCTGGGCTTCCATACACAAGTAAAGTCATCACACAGGAAATACTTGGAGACCAAAAAGCCTTGAGTCAGGTATTGGCAGAGAGTCCTCCCGTTTGGGAACCAGGCACCGCCCACGGATATCACACCCTGACGTTTGGTCTCTACGCTAGCCAGTTACTAAGACGAGCTGATCCAAAACACAGAACGCTGGGGAAGTTCTTCAAGGAAGAAATCGCTGAACCCTTCG GTATCGACTTCTTCATAGGAACACCTTTCGAATCGTTCTACCGAGTGGGGCGTCTTACTGGTGACATCAGTGGTGTAGTGGCCACACTTCTCAAAGGCATGGGCGATCCACTAAACAGAGAAATCGTGTATGCAATGATCATGGGAACAAATAAAGACCTCGCCACCTCATTTGAAAGATTTTCTCTAAACGCG ATGGAAAACTTCCGACGAGCGGAGGTACTTGCTCTCGAAAACCCATCAGCTGGAGGTGTGGGAACCGCCCGTGGTATTGCGAAGCTATTCGGCATTTTAGCAAACGGAGGCCAGACTATTAGAGATCAAAGGTTGCTTTCAGAAGACGTCATCAGTAAATTTATAGGCGAATcgaaagcgccctctttggaCAGGACCGTCGGAATACAGACTGCTGTCAACCTCGGATACACCATAACGAAAAGTGAC GGGGTGGAACAGTTTGGACATCCCGGGTCCGGTGGAATGCAAGGACGTGCTGATCCACAGCGTAAGCTCAGCTTTGGTTACGTGTCAAGTTATCACTCCCCATTTGGACTAGGGAATGATCCACGGTTTTTGACCCTACAGAAAGCTACATACGAGTGTGTAAAACAAATTGAGGGGCAGTAG
- the LOC117302602 gene encoding 2'-5'-oligoadenylate synthase 1A-like gives MAGPGRFSQPWCMDSSSLETWYNENIQRGTEDFDRDCKRAINEVVLSVQSICKSGGLRFNVDRIVKGGSLGKGTMVKDLSDVDLIAFINPPDLDSILTLGLSEYKRKLAAVIENLYTALKRLPSVSAVSKNEFLVIFNIRVGSRCMSIDFLPTSSKCAGPGRAYFPLSSPAHHSDMFLAMLYLNDIKDRVFYSGSLAEHQVNFVGSQPGYVKELVRLVKYWANDYLPEKLKKSYRLELITIHLWEKAGKPVKFSKAQGLKNVLEVLTKLTALRVTSWPGSNQIYTEMAQKAITRFGMQNPIVLDPIEPTDNVCQLYQQGTNGIEIASAAEQTLQTPLLKYVTVHQGWKK, from the exons ATGGCTGGACCTGGGAGATTTTCACAGCCTTGGTGCATGGATTCAAGCAGTCTCGAGACATGGTATAACGAGAATATTCAACGTGGGACGGAGGATTTCGACAGGGACTGCAAAAGAGCTATCAATGAAGTGGTCCTATCGGTGCAGAGCATTTGTAAATCGGGCGGTCTACGTTTCAACGTTGATAGAATTGTTAAG gGTGGATCCCTTGGTAAAGGAACCATGGTTAAGGACCTTTCTGATGTCGATCTGATCGCCTTCATCAATCCACCAGACTTGGACTCCATCTTAACACTCGGACTGAGCGAATACAAGCGCAAGCTGGCTGCCGTCATCGAAAATCTCTACACGGCGTTGAAGAGGCTGCCGTCCGTATCTGCAGTAAGCAAGAACGAGTTCTTGGTTATTTTCAACATCAGAGTGGGCTCAAGGTGTATGAGCATCGATTTTCTACCAACTTCAAGCAAGTGTGCTGGCCCCGGTCGAG CATACTTTCCTCTTTCTTCACCTGCTCATCATTCAGATATGTTCCTTGCCATGCTGTATCTTAACGACATCAAAGACAGGGTTTTCTACTCTGGTTCCCTTGCCGAACATCAGGTCAACTTCGTCGGTAGCCAGCCTGGGTACGTGAAGGAGCTCGTACGTCTCGTGAAGTACTGGGCGAATGACTACCTCCCCGAGAAACTCAAGAAATCTTACCGGCTGGAGCTGATCACCATTCACCTTTGGGAGAAGGCTGGGAAACCCGTTAAATTCAGCAAAGCCCAGGGGTTGAAGAACGTCCTTGAGGTCTTGACGAAGTTGACAGCACTGCGTGTTACTAGCTGGCCAGGATCCAATCAAATCTACACCGAAATGGCACAAAAAGCAATTACACGCTTTGGAATGCAAAA TCCTATCGTGTTAGATCCCATCGAGCCGACAGACAATGTGTGCCAGCTCTACCAGCAAGGGACCAACGGGATAGAAATTGCCTCAGCCGCAGAGCAGACCCTTCAGACTCCCCTCCTGAAGTACGTCACGGTCCATCAAGGGTGGAAAAAGTAG
- the LOC117302077 gene encoding beta-lactamase domain-containing protein 2-like produces the protein MAFMKNALLVCITAVLVVYVPSLWTKTPPTLTAGTVQPGFEPVLKVFRENFAKGVESPTGGSAFSVYYKGAKVIDLWGGYADTEALRPWREDTMAIVYSSTKGMAATCIALLADRGHIDYDKTVASYWPEFALNGKENITVRMLLNHEGGLSYTDGPISFEQLADQDVLGQLLAKEAPKWEPGSAHGYHGMTFGLYVSQLLRRADPKHRTLGQFFKEEIAQTFDVDFHIGLPLEVYHRVARPPAVTALWQTLFKGLTSPLNRQVMWAMATGKTDFLKVLNIESMTQAEHFLNPEVLALEQPSASGIGTARAIAKVYGMMANGGTTRDGRKFLSDGLIKKFIGEAEKVATMDRTIGLKMLFNLGFMITDEGEQQFGHPGSGGAQGRADPKWRIGMAYITSYPTPFSMGDDERFLTLEKATYECVKKLEAK, from the exons ATGGCGTTCATGAAAAACGCACTGTTAGTGTGTATAACAGCAGTGTTGGTTGTGTACGTACCGTCTCTATGGACCAAGACGCCTCCTACACTTACGGCGGGAACTGTacaaccaggattcgaaccagtgCTCAAGGTTTTCAG ggaaaaTTTTGCCAAGGGAGTGGAGTCGCCAACAGGGGGCAGCGCATTCTCTGTTTACTACAAAGGGGCAAAGGTCATTGACCTATGGGGAGGTTACGCCGACACCGAGGCTCTAAGGCCATGGCGGGAAGATACTATGGCCATTGTTTACTCGTCGACTAAAG GAATGGCCGCCACTTGCATTGCTCTACTAGCGGATAGAGGTCACATTGACTACGACAAAACCGTCGCATCTTATTGGCCAGAATTCGCTCTGAACGGCAAAGAGAACATCACAGTGCGCATGCTCCTAAATCACGAG GGAGGATTGTCATACACGGATGGACCAATCAGCTTCGAGCAACTCGCAGACCAGGATGTACTGGGGCAGCTGTTAGCTAAAGAAGCTCCAAAGTGGGAACCAGGCAGTGCCCACGGGTACCACGGAATGACGTTTGGTCTCTACGTCAGCCAACTTCTACGGAGAGCTGATCCAAAGCACAGGACACTCGGGCAGTTCTTCAAGGAGGAAATAGCCCAAACTTTTG ATGTAGATTTCCACATAGGACTGCCCTTAGAGGTCTACCACCGCGTAGCTAGACCTCCGGCTGTAACAGCCTTGTGGCAGACCCTATTCAAGGGGCTTACCAGCCCGTTAAACAGACAAGTCATGTGGGCCATGGCTACCGGGAAAACAGACTTCCTGAAAGTTCTCAATATAGAATCAATGACACAG GCGGAGCACTTTTTGAATCCAGAAGTTCTAGCCCTCGAGCAGCCGTCTGCATCCGGCATCGGAACGGCCCGGGCCATCGCTAAGGTGTACGGGATGATGGCAAACGGAGGAACAACCAGGGACGGTCGAAAGTTTCTCTCGGACGGTCTGATCAAGAAATTTATAGGAGAGGCTGAGAAAGTTGCCACAATGGACAGAACCATTGGGCTTAAGATGCTCTTTAATCTTGGATTCATGATCACTGATGAG GGGGAGCAACAATTTGGCCATCCTGGATCGGGTGGTGCGCAGGGGCGTGCCGATCCAAAATGGCGGATCGGTATGGCATACATAACGAGTTATCCGACCCCCTTCAGTATGGGAGACGACGAACGTTTCCTGACTCTTGAAAAAGCAACCTACGAGTGTGTCAAGAAGTTGGAGGCAAAGTAG
- the LOC117302142 gene encoding 2'-5'-oligoadenylate synthase 3-like, which produces MAGPGRFSQPWCMDSSSLETWYNENIQRGTEDFDRDCRRAIDEVVRSVQTICSSGGLLFNVDRILKGGSLGKGTMVKDLSDVDLIAFINPPNLAPIVRLGPAEYKRKLAVVIRDLYSAMTGLSFVSNVSKNEFMVNFNIRVGRRCLNVDFLPTSDNCAGHGRAHSDMFRAMLQLHDNHDREFYSASLAEHQLSFVGNQPGYVKELVRLVKYWANDYLPVYLQKSYRLELITIHLWEKAGKPVQFSKAQGLKNVLLVLTRLTALRVISWSGSRLYDATLAQTAITQLKMINPIVLDPANPTNNVCQLYQQGTNGREIASAAEQTLHHTPLLKNVTVRQGWKG; this is translated from the exons ATGGCTGGACCTGGGAGATTTTCACAGCCTTGGTGCATGGATTCAAGCAGTCTCGAGACATGGTATAACGAGAATATTCAACGTGGGACGGAGGATTTCGACAGGGACTGCAGAAGAGCTATCGATGAAGTGGTCCGATCGGTGCAGACGATTTGTTCATCGGGCGGTCTCCTTTTCAATGTTGACAGAATTTTGAAG ggTGGCTCTCTTGGTAAAGGGACCATGGTGAAGGACCTTTCTGATGTCGATCTGATCGCCTTCATTAATCCACCAAACCTGGCCCCCATCGTCAGACTCGGACCAGCCGAATACAAGCGCAAGCTGGCCGTCGTCATCCGGGATCTTTACTCAGCTATGACGGGTCTGTCGTTTGTGTCTAATGTCAGCAAGAATGAGTTCATGGTCAACTTCAACATCAGAGTGGGCAGAAGGTGTCTGAATGTCGATTTTCTTCCCACTTCAGACAATTGTGCCGGCCACGGTCGAG CTCACTCAGATATGTTCCGTGCCATGCTGCAGCTTCACGACAACCATGACAGGGAGTTCTACTCCGCTTCCCTTGCCGAACATCAGCTCAGCTTCGTCGGTAACCAGCCCGGGTACGTGAAGGAGCTGGTCCGTCTCGTGAAGTACTGGGCGAATGACTACCTCCCCGTGTATCTCCAGAAATCTTACCGGCTAGAGCTGATCACCATTCACCTGTGGGAGAAGGCTGGGAAACCCGTTCAATTCAGCAAAGCTCAGGGTTTGAAGAACGTCCTACTGGTCTTGACGAGGTTGACAGCACTGCGTGTTATTAGCTGGTCTGGATCCCGTCTGTACGACGCTACACTGGCACAAACTGCGATTACACAGCTTAAAATGATAAA TCCGATCGTGTTGGACCCAGCCAATCCGACGAACAATGTCTGTCAGCTCTACCAGCAAGGGACCAACGGGAGAGAAATCGCCTCAGCCGCAGAGCAGACCCTTCATCATACTCCCCTCCTGAAGAACGTCACGGTCCGTCAAGGGTGGAAAGGGTAG